One genomic region from Candidatus Nitrosopumilus koreensis AR1 encodes:
- the cas1 gene encoding CRISPR-associated endonuclease Cas1 — translation MTLKNQKNHYNVKFLKGYGHSISVKDSKIILKSNHDPFSPPEQEEWFVKNMPYEKIVLSGKGYVSTEALSLLSENNRNVILLDNHGKPVTFCNGMMDSLTATKYRMAQYDTFRNPEKCEYLRKQIISAKKESQLKLLRLIGSEISELPDSEHISAKVYWTEFAKFIPEKYQFHSRNQSHITSSKNNATDIINALLNYGYSVLAGEISKFVCGFGLDPYLGFMHRSHTGFQPLVYDIIEPFRWLVDYTVYSMANHSSTRQRIKLKEYSFTKDGTVVLEYSLIKRFLEMLERQFSQERKYSFRHGKKTKDGLKSVQEITVVKIIIQNLVEYSTGKQKSLESNNFAFFDF, via the coding sequence TTGACACTCAAAAATCAGAAAAACCACTACAATGTAAAATTCCTTAAAGGCTACGGTCACTCTATCTCGGTAAAAGATTCCAAAATAATTCTAAAGTCAAACCACGACCCATTTTCTCCACCAGAACAAGAAGAATGGTTTGTCAAAAACATGCCATATGAGAAAATAGTTCTTTCAGGCAAAGGATATGTCTCAACTGAAGCATTATCATTACTTTCAGAGAACAATCGCAATGTCATTTTGTTAGACAATCACGGAAAGCCTGTTACATTCTGCAATGGCATGATGGATTCTCTCACTGCCACAAAATACAGAATGGCACAATATGATACATTCCGAAATCCTGAGAAATGTGAGTATCTGCGTAAGCAGATTATATCTGCAAAGAAAGAATCTCAACTAAAGTTATTACGATTAATTGGAAGTGAAATTTCAGAACTTCCAGATTCAGAACACATTTCAGCCAAAGTCTATTGGACAGAATTTGCAAAATTTATCCCTGAAAAATATCAATTTCATTCCAGAAACCAATCTCACATCACATCATCAAAAAATAACGCAACTGACATCATCAATGCTCTGCTAAACTACGGATATTCTGTACTTGCAGGAGAAATTTCCAAGTTTGTATGTGGATTTGGTCTTGACCCGTACCTTGGATTCATGCATCGTTCTCATACAGGATTTCAGCCATTGGTGTATGATATCATAGAACCGTTCCGATGGTTAGTGGATTATACTGTTTATTCCATGGCAAATCATAGTTCCACAAGACAGAGAATTAAACTCAAAGAGTATAGTTTTACAAAAGATGGAACTGTAGTTTTGGAATATTCTTTGATCAAGAGATTTTTGGAGATGTTAGAAAGACAGTTTTCTCAAGAGAGAAAGTATTCGTTTAGACATGGAAAGAAGACAAAGGATGGTTTGAAATCCGTTCAAGAAATTACTGTTGTAAAGATTATAATTCAAAATTTAGTAGAATACAGTACAGGAAAACAAAAAAGTTTAGAATCTAATAATTTTGCTTTTTTCGATTTCTAA
- a CDS encoding 4Fe-4S dicluster domain-containing protein gives MPIAENFPEGLKPIGKIKHADGENFHHVWGPGRSNAEAFKDDKVKAAYAKRDEKQVPLGISGTMVAVDWDSCVADGACIESCPVQVFQWYRTEKDTPAIDAINETFEGTGSSEKDERKDYTDKADPIREHDCIWCMACVSVCPPQAIKVEQGNLEFHEKEAGTFVKMESGSANPHAHA, from the coding sequence ATGCCAATAGCAGAAAACTTTCCAGAAGGTCTGAAACCAATTGGAAAAATAAAACATGCTGACGGTGAAAACTTTCATCATGTTTGGGGCCCTGGCAGATCAAATGCAGAAGCATTCAAAGATGACAAGGTAAAAGCTGCTTATGCAAAGAGAGATGAAAAACAGGTTCCATTGGGGATAAGTGGCACAATGGTTGCAGTTGACTGGGACTCTTGTGTTGCAGATGGTGCATGTATAGAGTCATGTCCTGTCCAAGTATTCCAGTGGTATAGGACTGAAAAAGACACTCCTGCAATAGATGCAATCAATGAAACCTTTGAAGGAACTGGCAGTTCTGAGAAAGATGAAAGAAAGGACTATACCGACAAGGCAGACCCAATTCGAGAACACGATTGTATATGGTGCATGGCATGCGTTTCTGTTTGTCCTCCACAGGCAATCAAAGTTGAGCAGGGCAATCTGGAGTTTCATGAAAAGGAAGCTGGAACTTTTGTAAAGATGGAATCAGGTTCTGCAAATCCACATGCGCATGCTTGA
- a CDS encoding DUF6659 family protein translates to MLKSTFENNSQWESASKYILSFPEIRFVGVIDNMGNLVVGDYKKGVVPMAKLDQYKICMEHALELFMKNDLDGTLGPLDYIVSKRKNIKIITIPVNNYLVLISAETTMKVEPIIDEIIQSLNDIHKTINP, encoded by the coding sequence GTGTTAAAATCAACATTTGAAAATAATTCCCAGTGGGAATCTGCAAGTAAGTATATTCTGAGTTTTCCAGAAATTAGATTTGTTGGAGTCATAGACAACATGGGTAATCTTGTTGTAGGAGATTACAAAAAAGGAGTGGTGCCAATGGCAAAGCTAGACCAATACAAGATCTGTATGGAGCACGCACTAGAATTATTCATGAAAAATGATCTTGATGGCACTTTGGGTCCTCTGGATTACATAGTTTCAAAAAGAAAAAACATAAAGATAATCACTATTCCTGTTAACAATTATCTTGTATTGATTTCTGCAGAAACTACTATGAAGGTAGAACCAATAATTGATGAGATAATTCAATCTTTGAATGATATACACAAAACAATTAATCCATAA
- a CDS encoding methyltransferase domain-containing protein, with the protein MNQNPRNLVPRFFNDTAKTYDKIANWATFGQDKYWKDKIIQNIPSADSVLDLACGTGILTRMIAQKFPHAKITGVDISQTYLQIAKQNSTGFENISFVYQDAEELDLKEKFDCICSSYIPKYCDPKTLIQKCISHLNPKGTIILHDFIFPQNRLLQNLWNAYFEILLFAGNFVPSWKFAFKELPNLIRESRWVDDYTETLEKNNFIVSRHDMTWHTSSIIFAKMI; encoded by the coding sequence GTGAACCAAAATCCAAGAAATCTTGTTCCGCGCTTTTTTAATGACACTGCAAAAACCTATGATAAAATAGCAAATTGGGCAACGTTTGGACAAGACAAGTACTGGAAAGACAAGATAATTCAAAATATTCCAAGTGCTGACTCTGTTTTAGATCTTGCATGTGGTACGGGAATCCTGACTAGGATGATTGCCCAAAAATTTCCACACGCAAAAATAACCGGGGTAGACATATCTCAGACATATCTGCAAATCGCAAAACAAAACTCCACAGGATTTGAAAACATCTCATTTGTTTATCAAGATGCAGAAGAGTTGGACCTAAAAGAAAAGTTTGACTGCATCTGTTCATCATACATTCCAAAATACTGTGATCCCAAAACCTTAATTCAAAAATGCATTTCACATCTGAATCCAAAGGGCACCATAATACTGCATGATTTTATTTTTCCACAAAACAGATTATTGCAAAACTTGTGGAATGCCTACTTTGAGATTTTATTGTTTGCAGGAAACTTTGTTCCCTCTTGGAAGTTTGCCTTTAAAGAACTGCCAAATCTAATCCGAGAAAGCAGATGGGTTGATGACTATACAGAAACTCTGGAGAAAAATAACTTTATCGTATCAAGACATGATATGACCTGGCACACATCATCAATTATTTTTGCAAAAATGATTTGA
- a CDS encoding 2-isopropylmalate synthase, whose translation MRKYRNLIKKGVNEPLHKVPFHKKAPIKRLSMLSKKMIPQSDTHIAVHFVDAEKKLPEYSIPHKHDNDEINLILSEDSKLKYKIDLEDETYTVTSPCTIFIPKGLTHSAQAISGKGMFVCIILSDGHSSK comes from the coding sequence GTGAGAAAGTATCGGAATTTAATTAAAAAAGGAGTAAATGAGCCATTACATAAAGTCCCCTTTCATAAAAAAGCACCAATAAAACGACTCTCAATGCTAAGCAAAAAAATGATTCCGCAATCAGATACGCATATTGCAGTACATTTTGTTGATGCTGAAAAAAAACTACCAGAATACAGCATCCCTCACAAACATGACAATGATGAGATTAACTTGATCTTGTCTGAAGACTCTAAGCTAAAGTACAAAATAGATCTAGAAGATGAGACATACACTGTGACATCTCCCTGTACCATATTCATCCCAAAAGGCCTAACTCACAGCGCTCAGGCAATATCAGGCAAAGGAATGTTTGTATGCATAATTCTCTCTGATGGGCATTCATCAAAATAA
- a CDS encoding sugar isomerase: MNTIDAFEKDIFSQVDFLKSFQKQKPISQSLQKNTIFSGSGDSLVSAMLAESFSGGVVRAIDPLDLYKNKLLVKSKNVYFVSISGNTITNVKTAKIAHKSTAITAKNNSRLSKSADNTILLCAPTSDVFTAGSITFLESALTCISLVKSIRLPNVSKIFSKANIDSKKIKVSKRIYVLGNLFTFPLAMFCAAKFYEVMGYDVHYCRIEQFSHMELFSAKKGDTVIIFEQKNAHNCNLAKNLKKIGMHVVHPDIPSDKLAQMLYCTFFSELIALNEAKKKRKKDCHFVTAKNIRNVSNQMIY, encoded by the coding sequence ATGAATACAATTGATGCATTTGAAAAGGACATATTCTCTCAAGTTGATTTTCTAAAATCATTTCAAAAACAAAAACCAATCTCACAATCTCTTCAAAAAAACACAATCTTTTCTGGAAGCGGTGATTCATTGGTATCTGCAATGCTTGCTGAATCTTTTTCTGGTGGAGTGGTAAGAGCAATTGATCCTTTGGATTTGTACAAAAACAAACTTCTTGTAAAATCAAAAAACGTCTATTTTGTCTCTATTTCTGGAAATACCATTACTAACGTTAAAACTGCAAAGATTGCACACAAATCAACTGCAATTACTGCCAAAAACAACAGCAGATTATCAAAATCTGCAGATAATACCATCTTGCTTTGCGCGCCTACCTCTGATGTATTTACTGCAGGAAGTATCACGTTTTTAGAAAGCGCACTTACTTGCATCTCTTTGGTAAAATCAATACGTCTTCCAAATGTGTCTAAGATATTTTCAAAAGCGAATATTGACTCTAAAAAAATCAAGGTATCAAAAAGAATCTATGTCTTGGGAAATCTATTCACATTTCCTCTTGCAATGTTTTGTGCAGCAAAGTTCTATGAGGTGATGGGTTATGATGTCCACTATTGCAGAATTGAGCAATTCTCTCACATGGAGTTGTTTTCAGCAAAGAAAGGCGACACTGTAATTATCTTTGAGCAAAAAAATGCACACAACTGTAATCTGGCAAAAAACCTCAAAAAAATTGGCATGCATGTGGTTCATCCAGACATACCATCTGACAAACTAGCTCAGATGCTGTACTGCACATTTTTCTCAGAACTGATTGCGCTAAATGAGGCAAAGAAGAAACGAAAAAAAGATTGCCACTTTGTCACTGCAAAAAATATTCGAAATGTTAGCAACCAAATGATTTACTGA
- a CDS encoding nuclear transport factor 2 family protein, giving the protein MANVELIKQFYHAFKNKDKETYLGLCDENITWQLSEGMPNGGVYVGKDAVFKEYFPKMLSNFKEFHAIPEQFTDMKDHVMVNGMYSGISNTGKSFEVAFSHVYHIQDDKIIQFRQFTDTQKIQESLK; this is encoded by the coding sequence ATGGCAAATGTTGAATTGATAAAACAGTTCTATCATGCTTTTAAAAACAAAGACAAGGAAACGTACCTTGGACTGTGTGATGAAAATATCACATGGCAGCTATCTGAAGGAATGCCAAATGGCGGAGTATACGTAGGAAAAGATGCAGTTTTCAAAGAATACTTTCCAAAAATGCTATCAAACTTTAAAGAATTTCATGCCATTCCTGAACAGTTCACAGACATGAAAGACCATGTAATGGTAAATGGAATGTATTCTGGAATCTCAAATACGGGAAAATCATTTGAGGTTGCTTTTTCTCATGTTTATCACATTCAAGATGACAAAATAATTCAGTTTAGACAGTTTACTGACACTCAAAAAATCCAAGAATCATTAAAGTAA
- a CDS encoding DNA polymerase has translation MAESVPVTDCKNLRRVFTKKPQNRDPATSHKRRVYAIDTETYNGNIFLIADSDGRFLDKITPKSCLDWLFCRKYEGSWCFFYHLGYDAEVILKLLGSELFKYKNTGRLKFSFENYTIEYHPNKCLKISKGHHSVIFYDIAQFYHAKLSDAYQNNIRKLPKEYLDIKSKRSQFSITFYKRNTRKIRDYCITDCKLTKELAEHWIKLFHDAFGFYPARWVSSGYLAEKVLINNGINFPKFDDVPYDVQEMAFSCYYGGRFEITKRGFIGTAYKYDINSAYPHSLTKIPDLTKGRWIKRKSIHKDAKLGFFRIIADIPDCKYIPPFPFRTNGIIIFPSGKFETYVTLHELKVADSKHYKILDSYQFIPNGKPVYPFEKFVHSMYDKRLELKKDGNPLQLPIKIILNSIYGKTGQKVNRIMGNLFNPVIFASITGMTRACLYDFVMQNDIENDVVSFATDSVCTTIPLDIDSERLGEFSLEEKADDVFVLQNGFYRFNGKWKQRGIGKLGSKEIEHLDTFEKDGKLYYRFKVLRSSRLRSSILQDCIPQIGKIREYVREVNLNADRKRLWLNQIQSVDSRTKNDSVPISLSHFYKETI, from the coding sequence ATGGCAGAATCCGTCCCCGTAACTGACTGCAAGAATCTGAGAAGAGTATTTACAAAAAAGCCTCAGAACAGAGATCCTGCAACATCGCACAAGAGAAGAGTCTATGCAATTGATACAGAAACCTATAACGGCAACATCTTTCTGATTGCCGACTCTGATGGGAGATTCTTGGATAAAATCACGCCAAAATCATGCCTAGACTGGCTGTTTTGCAGAAAATATGAGGGTTCGTGGTGCTTTTTTTATCATCTCGGGTATGATGCAGAAGTAATTCTGAAACTTTTAGGCTCTGAACTATTCAAGTACAAAAATACTGGAAGACTGAAATTCTCCTTTGAAAATTACACCATAGAGTATCATCCAAACAAGTGTCTGAAAATATCAAAGGGACATCACTCTGTGATATTTTATGACATTGCGCAATTCTATCATGCAAAACTATCTGATGCATATCAAAACAATATCAGAAAACTACCTAAAGAGTATCTTGACATAAAGTCAAAAAGGAGTCAGTTCTCAATTACATTTTACAAAAGAAACACAAGAAAAATCAGAGATTACTGCATCACAGACTGCAAACTGACAAAAGAGTTGGCAGAGCACTGGATAAAATTATTCCATGATGCATTTGGATTCTATCCTGCAAGATGGGTATCCTCTGGATATCTGGCAGAAAAAGTCTTGATCAACAACGGAATCAATTTCCCAAAGTTTGATGATGTTCCATATGATGTTCAGGAGATGGCGTTTTCATGTTACTATGGAGGACGATTTGAAATTACAAAGCGTGGATTTATTGGAACTGCTTACAAGTATGATATCAACTCTGCATATCCCCATTCCCTGACAAAGATTCCTGACCTGACCAAAGGACGATGGATTAAAAGAAAGTCAATTCACAAAGATGCAAAACTTGGATTCTTTAGGATTATTGCAGACATTCCAGACTGCAAGTATATTCCACCGTTTCCGTTTCGTACCAATGGAATTATTATTTTTCCTAGTGGAAAGTTTGAAACGTATGTTACATTACATGAACTAAAAGTTGCAGATTCAAAACATTACAAAATTTTGGATTCATATCAGTTCATTCCAAACGGCAAGCCAGTCTATCCTTTTGAGAAATTTGTTCATTCAATGTATGATAAAAGACTGGAACTAAAGAAAGACGGAAACCCATTGCAGTTGCCAATCAAGATAATTCTCAATTCAATCTATGGAAAGACTGGTCAGAAAGTCAATAGAATAATGGGAAATCTGTTCAATCCTGTGATTTTTGCAAGTATTACAGGCATGACTCGTGCCTGCCTGTATGACTTTGTGATGCAAAATGATATTGAAAATGACGTGGTGTCTTTTGCAACTGATTCAGTATGCACTACCATTCCATTAGATATTGATTCAGAAAGATTAGGAGAATTCTCACTAGAAGAAAAAGCCGATGATGTGTTTGTATTGCAGAACGGATTCTATCGATTTAACGGAAAGTGGAAACAAAGAGGGATTGGAAAACTAGGTTCTAAGGAGATTGAGCATCTTGATACTTTTGAGAAAGATGGAAAACTGTACTATCGGTTCAAGGTATTGAGAAGTTCAAGATTAAGATCCTCAATATTGCAGGATTGCATTCCACAGATTGGAAAGATTAGAGAGTATGTGAGGGAAGTTAATTTGAATGCAGATAGAAAAAGACTTTGGCTAAATCAAATTCAATCTGTTGATTCTAGAACAAAAAATGATTCTGTACCTATATCATTAAGTCATTTTTATAAAGAGACAATTTAG
- a CDS encoding helix-turn-helix domain-containing protein, with protein sequence MIEIPDDVEKWTRGKVIDLVDEGYDENDILEFKKEVNSDSERLSKTACAFANTNGGTIIFGIDNDREKALHVDQRVVGLEDSDQLKRNIIDKIKNIQPSIPIKNLIFRKTNIKLPNKRVIVVLKIASSNNKPHQYKHIFYKRLSDGNEPMDVTEVKQLMLESVKQTHHEVLMILELSYVKEALENTKKSFMENKNSLGSLDYLDITSTIHFQHHLAYGYPTDLPVTLIELIHEITRLSNLPNSFASTLNGKPPKFIIDDAKSENFSDPKEFVKGLILTRINTALECLEKISLILERDYVETEFIHPIQNMQDKS encoded by the coding sequence ATGATTGAAATTCCTGACGATGTTGAAAAATGGACTAGAGGAAAAGTAATAGATTTAGTTGATGAGGGATACGATGAGAACGACATATTAGAATTTAAAAAAGAAGTAAATTCTGATAGTGAACGATTATCAAAAACAGCATGTGCATTTGCAAATACAAATGGTGGTACAATTATTTTTGGAATTGATAATGATCGTGAAAAAGCATTACATGTTGATCAGAGAGTTGTAGGTTTAGAAGACTCAGATCAATTAAAAAGAAACATAATTGATAAAATAAAAAACATTCAACCCAGTATTCCTATCAAAAATCTTATTTTTAGAAAAACGAATATCAAATTACCAAATAAAAGAGTAATTGTTGTTTTGAAAATAGCATCATCCAATAACAAACCTCATCAATACAAACACATCTTTTACAAAAGATTGTCTGATGGGAATGAACCTATGGATGTTACTGAAGTTAAACAACTAATGCTAGAATCAGTTAAACAAACACATCACGAAGTTCTGATGATCTTGGAACTTAGTTATGTAAAAGAAGCACTAGAAAATACAAAAAAATCATTTATGGAAAATAAAAATTCTTTAGGCAGTCTGGATTATCTTGACATTACATCAACAATTCATTTCCAACATCATTTGGCATATGGATATCCGACAGACTTGCCTGTGACATTAATTGAATTGATTCATGAAATTACACGACTTTCTAACCTTCCAAACTCTTTTGCTTCAACACTAAATGGTAAACCTCCAAAATTCATAATCGATGATGCAAAAAGTGAAAATTTTTCCGACCCTAAAGAATTTGTCAAAGGGTTGATTTTAACACGAATTAATACTGCACTTGAGTGTCTTGAAAAAATATCTCTTATTTTAGAACGAGATTATGTAGAAACTGAATTTATTCATCCTATTCAAAATATGCAAGACAAATCCTAA
- a CDS encoding pirin family protein, which translates to MSSSKKERIISEIITAKTTTEGDGFQVNRPFPNYAVRDFDPFLLLDEMGPVNYAPDEAKGASPHPHRGFETVTYMIDGAFEHKDSQGNSGKLFPGDVQWMTAGSGVIHSELPEKEFAKKGGRFHGLQLWVNLPKKEKMIPPRYQEISSNDIPVVKTDDGSVQVKIIAGESMGKKAVIDTKIPIIYLHFTLQPNATFIQNVPQNYNAFAYVIKGDAMFGNEKILAKQNQAVFFDQIGENIAISSDSDPTEVLLIAGVPINEPVKRYGPFVMNTDDELQQAVKDFQNGKMGKIDF; encoded by the coding sequence GTGTCATCATCTAAAAAAGAAAGAATCATCTCTGAAATTATAACAGCTAAAACCACGACTGAGGGTGATGGCTTTCAAGTCAATAGACCATTTCCAAATTATGCAGTAAGAGATTTTGATCCTTTTTTACTTCTTGATGAAATGGGTCCTGTAAATTATGCTCCAGATGAAGCAAAGGGTGCATCCCCTCATCCTCATAGGGGATTTGAGACAGTAACATACATGATTGATGGTGCATTTGAACACAAAGACTCGCAAGGAAATTCTGGAAAACTATTTCCAGGAGATGTGCAATGGATGACTGCAGGCTCTGGAGTAATTCATTCTGAACTACCTGAAAAAGAATTTGCAAAAAAAGGTGGAAGGTTTCATGGATTGCAACTATGGGTAAATCTGCCGAAAAAAGAAAAGATGATTCCTCCAAGATACCAGGAAATTTCTTCAAATGACATTCCTGTTGTAAAAACAGATGATGGCTCTGTTCAAGTTAAGATAATTGCAGGAGAATCAATGGGGAAAAAAGCAGTAATTGATACAAAAATTCCAATAATTTATCTGCATTTCACGCTTCAACCAAATGCAACATTTATTCAAAATGTGCCTCAAAATTACAATGCATTTGCATATGTGATAAAAGGAGATGCGATGTTTGGAAATGAAAAAATTCTTGCAAAGCAAAATCAAGCCGTATTTTTTGATCAAATAGGAGAAAATATTGCTATTTCAAGTGATAGTGATCCAACCGAAGTGCTACTAATTGCAGGTGTGCCAATTAATGAGCCTGTAAAACGATATGGTCCGTTTGTAATGAACACTGATGATGAATTACAACAAGCCGTAAAAGATTTCCAAAATGGTAAAATGGGAAAAATTGATTTTTAG
- a CDS encoding elongation factor EF-2 codes for MVKFKSTSEVLKIIKNKDQIRNFGVIAHVDHGKTTMSDSLLAYSGIIAPSAAGKALAMDFDKEEQQRGITIYQANVTLLFSQKGKEYVINMIDTPGHVDFSGRVIRSLRAIDGAVVVCDAVEGIMTQTETVTRMALEERVKPVLFINKVDRLIKELRLTPEKMQAQLAEVVSNFNQLIDTYAEPEYKEKWKVSIQDASVTFGSAKDRWAINIDLMKERGITFKDVIDAYTNEKVEELVEKAPLADAVLGMVVKHHPAPHEAVQYRIPQIWKGDLESDVGKALLACDDTGPTIMMIVNMVLDPAAGPVAIGRLFSGTIKDGQTINIIDEKREGRVQSVNFFMGNQREQVGELGAGNIPALLGLTEARAGNTLSSVKGIQMFEGVKYVSEPVVQVAIEPKHPKDLPKLVEVLKQLTIEDPNLIVKIDEESGETIVAGMGVLHLDVATHRIQDAKVEIVTSEPLINYRETVKSACEPIMAKSPNRHNKIFMKVEPLEPAIANMLRTGEISDMKDKKVVADLLKGAGWDTDTIKRVMKFDSRGNVLINGTKGVQFVQESTDSINSGFEEVMKEGPLCREQMRDCKFTFTHFVPHEDTAHRGLSQLGPASRRACMGALLTAGTAVLEPTLAIEVRVPTDLVGNVATVLSGKRGKVLDMSQKGASSIVTGEIPASETFTLSEEMRGQTAGRATWNTSFKAWTEVPKSMLATAVADIRKRKGLAPDPPRAEEFIDKE; via the coding sequence ATGGTAAAATTCAAGTCAACCAGTGAGGTCCTGAAAATTATCAAAAACAAGGATCAGATCCGAAACTTTGGTGTTATTGCTCACGTTGACCACGGAAAGACTACCATGAGTGACAGTCTCTTGGCTTACTCTGGAATTATCGCTCCATCAGCTGCTGGAAAGGCACTTGCAATGGACTTTGATAAAGAAGAGCAACAAAGAGGAATTACAATTTATCAGGCAAACGTTACTTTGCTGTTTTCACAGAAAGGAAAAGAATATGTCATTAACATGATTGATACCCCTGGACACGTAGACTTTAGTGGAAGGGTAATTCGTAGCCTTAGGGCAATTGATGGTGCAGTGGTTGTATGTGATGCTGTTGAGGGTATAATGACTCAGACTGAAACTGTAACTAGAATGGCACTAGAGGAGAGGGTAAAACCTGTATTGTTTATCAACAAAGTAGACAGACTCATCAAGGAACTGCGATTGACTCCTGAAAAGATGCAGGCACAATTAGCAGAAGTCGTTTCAAACTTTAATCAATTAATTGACACATATGCAGAACCTGAATACAAAGAAAAGTGGAAGGTATCAATTCAGGATGCAAGTGTCACATTTGGTTCTGCAAAGGACAGATGGGCAATTAACATAGATTTGATGAAAGAAAGAGGAATCACATTCAAAGATGTCATTGATGCATATACAAATGAAAAAGTAGAAGAACTAGTAGAGAAAGCACCACTAGCTGATGCAGTTCTTGGAATGGTTGTAAAGCATCATCCTGCTCCACACGAGGCAGTCCAGTACAGAATTCCACAAATCTGGAAAGGTGATTTGGAGTCTGATGTTGGCAAAGCACTACTTGCATGCGATGATACTGGTCCGACAATTATGATGATTGTAAACATGGTCTTAGATCCTGCAGCAGGTCCTGTTGCAATTGGAAGACTGTTCTCTGGAACAATCAAAGACGGACAAACTATCAACATTATAGATGAAAAACGTGAAGGAAGAGTTCAGTCTGTAAACTTTTTCATGGGAAACCAAAGAGAGCAAGTTGGTGAGCTTGGCGCTGGAAACATTCCTGCATTATTAGGATTAACTGAAGCTAGAGCAGGAAACACATTATCATCTGTTAAGGGAATTCAAATGTTTGAAGGTGTAAAGTATGTCTCTGAACCTGTTGTTCAAGTTGCAATCGAGCCAAAACATCCTAAAGATTTACCTAAACTAGTCGAAGTTCTAAAACAACTAACAATTGAGGATCCTAACCTTATCGTAAAGATTGATGAGGAGAGCGGTGAGACAATTGTTGCAGGAATGGGTGTGTTACACCTTGATGTTGCCACTCACCGTATCCAGGATGCCAAAGTCGAGATTGTTACATCTGAACCTCTGATTAACTACAGAGAGACAGTAAAGTCTGCATGTGAGCCAATCATGGCAAAATCTCCAAACAGACACAACAAGATCTTCATGAAAGTCGAGCCACTAGAGCCTGCAATTGCAAACATGTTAAGAACAGGCGAAATCAGCGACATGAAAGACAAAAAAGTTGTTGCTGACTTGCTAAAGGGCGCTGGATGGGATACTGATACAATTAAGAGAGTGATGAAGTTTGATTCTCGCGGCAATGTCTTGATTAACGGAACAAAAGGTGTTCAATTTGTACAAGAGTCAACTGACTCTATTAACTCTGGATTTGAAGAAGTAATGAAAGAAGGACCTCTCTGCAGAGAGCAGATGAGGGATTGTAAATTCACGTTTACTCACTTTGTACCTCACGAGGACACTGCACACAGGGGTTTGTCTCAACTGGGACCAGCTTCTCGTCGTGCATGCATGGGTGCATTGCTTACTGCAGGAACTGCAGTGCTAGAGCCAACTCTGGCAATTGAGGTTCGTGTGCCAACTGACTTGGTTGGAAACGTCGCCACTGTTCTTTCTGGAAAACGTGGCAAGGTCTTGGACATGTCACAAAAAGGCGCATCAAGTATCGTTACAGGTGAGATTCCAGCCTCTGAGACATTTACATTGTCTGAAGAGATGAGAGGCCAGACTGCAGGACGTGCTACATGGAATACTTCCTTTAAGGCATGGACTGAGGTTCCAAAATCAATGCTTGCAACAGCTGTTGCTGATATCAGAAAGAGAAAGGGACTAGCACCAGATCCTCCAAGAGCAGAAGAGTTTATTGATAAAGAGTAA